From Sporolactobacillus pectinivorans:
ATTTGTTATCATACTACAATAAAAAAGTCTGGAAAGTGGGGGAGATTAGTGGCAAGTCCTAATGTTTTTAACACCTTTCATTTTATGGTTCTTCATTTCCCAATTGCCTTGATCGTGGTAAGCTTTCTCTGCGACTTGGTTGCTTCTTTTGTTAAAAAGTCGAAATGGAACGGCATTCTGAAAAAAGCAGGATTCATTACTCTGGTGTTCTGCGCTGTGACCGGCATCGTTACGTGTTTGGCAGGCCTTATCGCTGCGGTATCTCTGCATCTGCTTGGAACGATCGGCGCGCACGCAACAAAGGGTATTGAATTCACGATTTATGTGACGCTTCTGGCTGTTGTGAGACTCGTATTCGCAAAAACAAAGAAAATCGATATTGGAGACAATCTTTTTTATCTGATCTTTTCTCTGGTTGGCGCGATTCTGGCTTTCACACTCTTCAAAATTTACCGTTATCCGCACTGGGGCGTTCTTCAATTCACGGTACCGTTTGTCATCACCGGTTTTTTGGCAGATATAGCTGCGCTGATCTGGAAAACGAAGAAGTGGGCTAAAAGCCTTCAGGAAATCGGCTACACTTTCCTGATTCTTGGCACAGTCACCATTATCGGAGCCGTCATCACAGGTTACATGAGAGCCGCTGAAATGCCGGCGCTGATGCAGGCGGATCCGAAAAAAAATTACTACAACCCGGCTGCACTTCATATTCATGAAATTTGGGGCGTCATTACGATGATCGCTTTCATTGTACTTAGTGTCATCCGTTCTTTCTATCACTTTAAGTTTGAAGCTACAAGCTTGGTAAAGGGCAAAACAATCTTCATTGTTGGAGCAGTTATCGGCATTGCCATCATTTCAGTTGCTTCGCATCTGGGCGGTACAGTTGCCCTGTTTCCAGGGCTGTTTGGTAAATAACAGCCTGCACTGAAATAATGAGGAAGTCCGAGCCCGGGCTTTCTCTTTTTTAATTAAGCTGTCGTACAATCTAAAACCATTTTTGTCTGATCTTTACATTTGAAAAACTTATATTTTAATACAAACCAC
This genomic window contains:
- a CDS encoding DUF2231 domain-containing protein translates to MASPNVFNTFHFMVLHFPIALIVVSFLCDLVASFVKKSKWNGILKKAGFITLVFCAVTGIVTCLAGLIAAVSLHLLGTIGAHATKGIEFTIYVTLLAVVRLVFAKTKKIDIGDNLFYLIFSLVGAILAFTLFKIYRYPHWGVLQFTVPFVITGFLADIAALIWKTKKWAKSLQEIGYTFLILGTVTIIGAVITGYMRAAEMPALMQADPKKNYYNPAALHIHEIWGVITMIAFIVLSVIRSFYHFKFEATSLVKGKTIFIVGAVIGIAIISVASHLGGTVALFPGLFGK